A part of Bosea sp. (in: a-proteobacteria) genomic DNA contains:
- a CDS encoding sigma-54-dependent Fis family transcriptional regulator: MQCVNLLRKRAKVDAADRWNPVQLSIVQTILVKSTDAAVIAAASAALSEADGYRLIYCDDDRTAIRRMDEVLVNLFLHDCGDGTEVDESALIHSRLAHTSCARIVVFDPARTPQGFELANRTAAFVFLFKPLDPAQLGVIAKRALEQAELARRHRILSRELKLSLDEDIFQTAADGSVQGGYSQFERLVFVSARMADLANEAQMAAKTNMPVLIQGDTGTGKELLARAIHFNSGRRKSPMLVQNCGGIAENMLHSELFGHVQGAFPGAISDRLGLFRAADGGTVFLDEVSEISPQFQVALLRFLQEGEVKPLGSDTMLYSNVRIIAASNRSVEKMVEQGTFRRDLYYRLRGFQLNVPALADRPEDIPVLTRFFVEKYAGVVGRRVLGVTTDALKHLEAYPFPGNVRELETEVQRMVAVAEQGGYIALRHLSDKISSTPIHEAGAGGFAPTGDSLKDMVESLERAIVLQALDRSNWNQSKVAIDLGLSRVGLANKIKRYDITRGRRG; this comes from the coding sequence ATGCAGTGTGTAAACCTGCTTCGCAAGAGGGCGAAAGTTGACGCCGCTGACCGATGGAACCCGGTCCAATTGAGCATCGTTCAAACCATCCTCGTGAAATCAACCGATGCGGCCGTGATTGCGGCGGCGTCAGCGGCCCTCAGCGAGGCGGATGGCTATCGGCTGATCTATTGCGACGATGACCGCACGGCGATCCGGCGGATGGACGAGGTTCTGGTCAACCTGTTTCTGCATGATTGCGGCGACGGGACCGAAGTCGACGAATCCGCGCTGATCCATTCGCGGCTGGCCCATACCTCCTGCGCCCGGATCGTGGTGTTCGACCCTGCCCGGACGCCGCAGGGCTTCGAGCTTGCGAACCGAACGGCGGCCTTCGTGTTCCTGTTCAAGCCGCTGGATCCCGCGCAACTGGGCGTCATTGCCAAACGCGCGCTGGAACAGGCGGAACTGGCGCGGCGGCACCGGATACTGAGCCGCGAGTTGAAGCTGTCGCTGGATGAGGACATCTTCCAGACAGCGGCGGACGGATCGGTGCAGGGCGGCTATTCGCAGTTCGAACGCCTGGTGTTCGTCAGCGCCCGAATGGCCGATCTGGCTAACGAGGCGCAGATGGCCGCCAAGACGAACATGCCGGTGCTGATCCAGGGGGATACCGGCACCGGCAAGGAACTTCTGGCCCGCGCGATCCACTTCAACTCCGGCCGGCGCAAATCGCCGATGCTGGTGCAGAACTGCGGCGGCATCGCCGAGAACATGCTGCACTCCGAGCTGTTCGGGCATGTGCAGGGGGCATTCCCGGGGGCGATCTCGGACCGGCTGGGCCTGTTCCGCGCGGCGGATGGCGGGACTGTGTTCCTGGACGAAGTCTCAGAGATTTCGCCGCAGTTTCAGGTGGCTCTGCTGCGGTTCCTGCAAGAGGGCGAGGTGAAGCCGCTGGGATCGGACACCATGCTCTACAGCAATGTCCGCATCATCGCGGCCTCCAACAGGTCCGTCGAGAAGATGGTCGAACAGGGCACCTTCCGCCGCGACCTTTACTACCGTTTGCGCGGGTTTCAGTTGAATGTGCCGGCGCTCGCGGACCGTCCGGAGGACATTCCGGTGCTCACGCGGTTCTTCGTCGAGAAATATGCAGGCGTCGTCGGGCGGCGCGTTCTGGGGGTGACGACCGATGCGCTCAAGCACCTGGAGGCCTATCCTTTTCCCGGCAACGTGCGCGAGCTGGAAACCGAAGTGCAACGCATGGTCGCGGTGGCCGAACAGGGCGGCTACATCGCCCTGCGGCACCTGTCGGACAAGATCTCGTCCACGCCGATCCATGAAGCGGGAGCAGGCGGGTTTGCGCCCACGGGCGACAGCCTGAAGGACATGGTGGAAAGCCTTGAACGCGCGATCGTGTTGCAGGCACTGGATCGCAGCAACTGGAACCAGAGCAAGGTAGCCATCGATCTTGGCTTGTCGCGGGTGGGGCTGGCCAACAAGATCAAGCGGTATGACATCACACGAGGGCGTCGGGGATGA
- a CDS encoding nickel-dependent hydrogenase large subunit, whose protein sequence is MSATAATVETLDISPVGRVEGDLDVRVEIEGGVVTNAWTHAELFRGFEVILKDKDPQAGLVVTPRACGICGASHLTCAAWALDTAWGTTVPRNAILARNLGQIVESLQSLPRHHYGLFMIDYTNENYAASPFYAEAVKRYSPFTGTSYEAGVTISGRPVEIYALLGGQWPHSSFMVPGGVMCAPTLTDVTRAWSILEHFRQNWIEPLWLGCSMERYEEIQTLEQFEAWLEESPRHANSDLGLFWRMSKEIGLQHYGKGHGKFVTWGYLPHEDRYNKPTIDGRSSAVIMKAGTYDGAADKFGPMEHIFTREDTTRAWYDEGASAVHPFDRTTKPISKNKVDPEGKYSWGTAVRHSESGALEAGPLARRLIAGNNTGQAFQHSDGLVLDMYRKMGGASIMLRHFARMHELCILYREAERILREFRLNDEWYIKPTERDGKGWGATEAIRGALCHWIEVKDGKIKNYQIIAPTTWNVGPRSADGQRGPIEEALIGTPIKNKHDPVEVGHVCRSYDSCLVCTVHAHDGQTGEELARFRTA, encoded by the coding sequence ATGTCAGCAACAGCAGCAACCGTCGAGACGCTCGACATCTCTCCTGTGGGCCGGGTCGAAGGCGATCTGGACGTGCGGGTGGAAATCGAAGGCGGCGTCGTCACCAACGCCTGGACCCATGCGGAACTCTTCCGCGGGTTCGAGGTGATCCTGAAAGACAAAGACCCGCAGGCAGGCCTTGTCGTCACGCCCCGCGCCTGCGGCATCTGCGGTGCGTCGCACCTGACCTGCGCCGCCTGGGCGCTGGACACGGCCTGGGGCACCACGGTGCCTCGCAACGCGATCCTTGCCCGCAACCTTGGCCAGATCGTGGAGTCGCTGCAATCGCTGCCGCGCCACCACTACGGTCTGTTCATGATCGACTACACCAACGAAAACTACGCCGCGAGCCCCTTCTACGCCGAGGCGGTCAAGCGCTATTCGCCCTTTACCGGCACGTCCTATGAGGCCGGCGTGACGATCTCGGGTCGGCCTGTTGAAATCTATGCGCTTCTGGGCGGGCAGTGGCCGCATTCGTCTTTCATGGTGCCGGGCGGCGTCATGTGCGCCCCGACCCTGACCGACGTGACGCGCGCTTGGTCGATCCTGGAGCATTTCCGCCAGAACTGGATCGAGCCGCTGTGGCTCGGCTGCTCGATGGAGCGCTACGAGGAAATCCAGACGCTGGAGCAGTTCGAGGCCTGGCTCGAGGAAAGCCCGAGGCATGCCAATTCAGACCTTGGCCTCTTCTGGCGGATGTCGAAGGAAATCGGCCTGCAGCACTATGGCAAGGGGCACGGAAAGTTCGTGACCTGGGGATACCTCCCGCATGAGGACAGGTACAACAAGCCCACCATCGACGGGCGGTCCAGTGCAGTCATCATGAAGGCGGGCACCTATGACGGCGCCGCCGACAAATTCGGCCCGATGGAGCATATCTTCACCCGCGAAGACACCACGCGCGCCTGGTATGACGAAGGCGCGTCTGCGGTGCATCCGTTTGACCGGACGACCAAGCCGATCTCCAAGAACAAGGTTGATCCTGAAGGCAAGTATTCCTGGGGAACCGCCGTGCGCCATTCGGAGAGCGGCGCGCTGGAGGCAGGGCCGCTGGCCCGTCGCCTGATCGCAGGCAACAACACGGGGCAGGCCTTCCAGCATTCGGATGGTCTGGTGCTGGACATGTACCGCAAGATGGGCGGCGCTTCGATCATGCTGCGCCACTTCGCCCGGATGCACGAGCTCTGCATCCTTTACCGTGAGGCCGAGCGCATCCTGCGCGAGTTCCGGCTGAACGACGAATGGTACATCAAGCCGACCGAGCGCGACGGCAAGGGCTGGGGCGCGACCGAGGCGATCCGGGGCGCGCTTTGCCACTGGATCGAGGTTAAGGACGGCAAGATCAAGAACTACCAGATCATTGCGCCGACCACCTGGAACGTCGGTCCCCGTTCGGCAGATGGCCAGCGCGGCCCGATCGAGGAGGCGCTGATCGGCACGCCGATCAAGAACAAGCATGATCCGGTCGAGGTCGGCCACGTCTGCCGGTCCTATGACTCTTGCCTTGTCTGCACGGTGCATGCCCATGACGGCCAGACCGGCGAGGAACTGGCGCGCTTCCGAACTGCCTGA
- the hypC gene encoding HypC/HybG/HupF family hydrogenase formation chaperone, producing MCLGIPGQIVEIADASRKLAIVEVMGVRRQVNVACILKDEPIEDLIGAWSLIHVGFAMSRINEQEAALTLDILRQLGEAQEEIEAMRASERMLAS from the coding sequence ATGTGCCTAGGCATCCCCGGACAGATCGTGGAAATCGCCGATGCCAGCCGAAAGCTCGCCATCGTCGAGGTGATGGGCGTGCGCCGCCAGGTCAACGTCGCCTGCATCCTGAAGGATGAACCGATCGAGGACCTGATCGGCGCCTGGTCGCTGATCCATGTCGGCTTTGCGATGAGCCGGATCAACGAGCAGGAGGCGGCGCTGACCCTCGACATCCTGCGCCAACTCGGCGAGGCGCAGGAGGAAATCGAGGCGATGCGCGCCTCCGAGCGGATGCTGGCATCATGA
- a CDS encoding hydrogenase produces the protein MANLLWLQGGACSGNTMSFLNAEEPSACDLVTDFGINILWQPSLGLELGDNVKTILQKCISGEIKLDIFVFEGTVINAPNGTGEWNRFCGRPMKEWVKELSDAADFVVAIGDCATYGGIPAMAPNPSESVGMQFLKRAKGGSLGAGFKAKSGLPVINIPGCPAHPDWVTQILVAVATGRAGDLTLDEFHRPKTFFSSFTQTGCTRNMHFAYKVSTTAFGQRKGCLFYDLGCRGPMTHSPCNRILWNRHSSKTRAGMPCLGCTEPEFPFFDLNPGTVFKTQTVMGVPKDMPTGVDKVGYIKLTAAAKGMAPAWAEEDIFVV, from the coding sequence ATGGCTAATCTACTGTGGCTGCAGGGCGGGGCATGTTCGGGGAACACGATGTCGTTCCTGAACGCCGAGGAACCGAGCGCCTGCGATCTGGTGACGGATTTCGGCATCAACATCCTGTGGCAGCCCTCGCTGGGGCTGGAGCTTGGCGACAACGTCAAGACGATCCTGCAGAAATGCATCTCGGGCGAGATCAAGCTGGACATCTTCGTGTTCGAAGGCACGGTGATCAACGCGCCCAACGGCACCGGGGAATGGAACCGCTTTTGTGGCCGCCCGATGAAGGAGTGGGTCAAGGAGCTGTCGGATGCTGCCGATTTCGTCGTGGCCATCGGCGATTGCGCGACCTATGGCGGCATCCCGGCCATGGCGCCCAACCCGTCGGAAAGCGTGGGCATGCAGTTCCTCAAGCGCGCCAAGGGCGGCTCGCTGGGGGCGGGGTTCAAAGCGAAATCGGGCCTGCCGGTCATCAACATTCCGGGCTGCCCGGCACACCCCGACTGGGTGACGCAGATCCTCGTCGCCGTGGCGACAGGCCGCGCCGGCGATCTGACGCTGGACGAGTTCCACCGTCCGAAGACGTTCTTTTCGTCCTTCACCCAGACCGGCTGCACGCGCAACATGCACTTTGCCTACAAGGTTTCCACGACCGCATTCGGCCAGCGCAAGGGGTGCCTGTTCTACGACCTCGGCTGCCGTGGTCCGATGACGCACAGCCCCTGCAACCGCATCCTGTGGAACCGCCACTCGTCCAAGACCCGCGCCGGGATGCCCTGCCTTGGGTGCACCGAGCCCGAATTCCCGTTCTTCGACCTGAATCCCGGCACGGTGTTCAAGACGCAGACGGTGATGGGCGTGCCCAAGGACATGCCGACGGGTGTCGACAAGGTCGGCTACATCAAGCTGACCGCCGCCGCCAAGGGAATGGCCCCTGCCTGGGCCGAAGAAGACATCTTCGTGGTCTGA
- a CDS encoding hydrogenase maturation protease: MSSVADLTKPDIVVLGCGNPNRSDDGVGPRVIALLRGADLPPEVRLFDVGTDGMTALYRTRGATHLVVVDARVQGGSPGAIYEVPGEVVAAPPARGAGLHDFRWDHALYAGHRIYGEAFPATVVVLLIEAERLDLGLTLSPAVEASAVAVTDRVRGLIDEWLAR, encoded by the coding sequence ATGTCGTCTGTGGCGGATCTGACGAAACCTGACATCGTTGTGCTGGGCTGCGGCAACCCCAACCGCAGCGACGATGGGGTGGGGCCGCGGGTCATCGCCCTCTTGCGCGGGGCGGACCTTCCGCCCGAGGTGCGGCTTTTCGATGTCGGCACCGACGGAATGACCGCGTTGTACCGCACGCGGGGGGCCACGCATCTGGTGGTCGTGGATGCACGGGTGCAGGGTGGGTCACCCGGCGCGATCTATGAGGTGCCGGGGGAGGTTGTGGCCGCACCGCCCGCCAGGGGAGCGGGCCTGCATGATTTCCGCTGGGATCATGCGCTTTATGCCGGGCACCGCATCTATGGCGAAGCCTTTCCTGCCACCGTCGTGGTTCTGCTGATCGAGGCGGAACGGCTCGACCTTGGCCTGACGCTCAGCCCCGCCGTGGAAGCGTCGGCCGTTGCAGTCACGGACCGGGTGCGCGGCTTGATCGACGAGTGGCTGGCCAGATGA
- a CDS encoding Rieske 2Fe-2S domain-containing protein — MKDESAPASDAPSLDRLLGDLRALEALAENWDDSARMGAKAQAEALDALNAEAFRRLFRSLKAQPGFGPALVEAARDEVVYAVLRRHGILKPSLFERVEAALETVRPMLASHGGNAEVASVEGSRADIRFLGACDGCPASQLTFYAGVKKAIQDAVPEITDVRQAKGLGGGGADTVHFTSPFAETLGGAWHNALDLARLPDGATLFEIVGGEAVIVSRHGNNVTCFRNACAHMGVEMTEGALEGGILTCPFHGFRYALESGECLTAPEVRLHAHAVRVIGNRIQIRLVP, encoded by the coding sequence ATGAAAGACGAGTCGGCCCCCGCCTCGGATGCACCCAGCCTTGACCGGCTGCTTGGCGATCTGCGCGCGCTGGAGGCACTGGCAGAGAATTGGGATGATTCTGCCCGCATGGGGGCGAAAGCGCAGGCCGAGGCGCTGGACGCGCTGAACGCAGAGGCCTTTCGCCGTCTGTTCCGCAGCCTGAAAGCTCAGCCGGGGTTTGGCCCCGCCCTGGTCGAGGCCGCGCGCGATGAGGTGGTCTATGCCGTTCTGCGCCGTCACGGGATTCTGAAGCCCTCGCTCTTCGAACGGGTCGAAGCGGCGCTGGAAACCGTGCGCCCTATGCTGGCCAGCCATGGCGGCAATGCCGAGGTGGCTTCCGTCGAAGGCTCACGTGCCGACATCCGCTTTCTGGGGGCCTGCGATGGCTGCCCGGCCTCGCAACTGACCTTCTACGCCGGTGTCAAGAAGGCCATTCAGGACGCGGTGCCAGAGATCACCGACGTGCGGCAGGCAAAGGGTCTGGGCGGCGGCGGGGCGGATACGGTGCATTTCACATCACCCTTCGCCGAGACCCTGGGAGGGGCCTGGCACAATGCGCTGGACCTTGCCCGCCTGCCCGACGGGGCGACCCTTTTTGAAATCGTGGGGGGCGAGGCAGTGATCGTCTCGCGCCATGGCAATAACGTCACCTGCTTTCGCAACGCCTGCGCCCATATGGGCGTCGAGATGACCGAAGGCGCGCTGGAGGGCGGCATCCTGACCTGCCCCTTCCACGGCTTTCGCTACGCGCTGGAAAGCGGCGAATGCCTGACAGCACCGGAAGTGCGGCTGCACGCCCATGCGGTGCGGGTGATCGGCAACCGCATCCAGATCAGGCTGGTGCCATGA
- the hypD gene encoding hydrogenase formation protein HypD — MRYADEFRDPVAARGVLAAIARVTDEIGATKDKPVHIMEICGGHTHAIFRYGLDKLTPPGLEFIHGPGCPVCVLPMTRIDECVEIAERPGVIMTTFGDAMRVPGRRKSLIQAKADGADIRMVYSPLDALELARRNPDREVVFFGLGFETTTPSTALTVLQAAADNQTNFSIFCNHITVPPPIKALLDDPYMVLDGFVGPGHVSMVIGIHPYDFIARDYGKPIVVAGFEPLDLLQSVLMVLEQIRDGRAEVENQYSRVVPDDGNPVSIAACAEVYEPRPSFEWRGLGEIDASGLRIRPKYAAFDAEVKFGIGYGLGPRAVAEPDGCRCGDVMTGRIKPHACPQFGKGCTPEMPLGALMVSSEGACAAYFQYGGLRLEEAV, encoded by the coding sequence ATGAGATACGCCGACGAATTCCGCGACCCTGTCGCCGCGCGGGGGGTGCTGGCCGCCATAGCCCGGGTGACAGATGAGATCGGGGCGACCAAGGACAAGCCCGTCCACATCATGGAAATCTGCGGCGGCCACACCCATGCGATCTTCCGCTATGGGCTCGACAAGCTGACGCCTCCGGGCCTCGAATTCATCCACGGCCCAGGGTGCCCGGTCTGCGTGCTGCCGATGACCCGGATCGACGAATGCGTCGAAATCGCCGAACGGCCCGGGGTGATCATGACCACCTTTGGCGACGCGATGCGGGTGCCGGGGCGGCGGAAGTCGCTGATCCAGGCCAAGGCGGACGGGGCCGACATCCGCATGGTCTATTCGCCGCTGGACGCGCTTGAACTTGCTCGGCGGAACCCTGACCGCGAGGTGGTGTTCTTTGGCCTTGGGTTCGAGACGACAACCCCCTCGACCGCGCTGACCGTCCTTCAGGCTGCGGCGGACAACCAGACCAATTTCTCGATCTTCTGCAACCACATCACCGTGCCGCCGCCGATCAAGGCGCTGCTGGATGATCCGTATATGGTGCTGGATGGTTTTGTCGGCCCCGGACATGTGTCCATGGTCATCGGCATTCATCCTTACGATTTCATCGCGCGCGACTATGGCAAGCCCATCGTCGTGGCGGGGTTTGAACCCCTGGACCTGCTGCAATCGGTGCTGATGGTGCTGGAACAGATCCGCGATGGACGGGCCGAGGTGGAAAACCAGTATTCCCGCGTGGTGCCCGATGATGGCAACCCCGTCAGCATCGCCGCCTGCGCCGAGGTCTACGAGCCGCGCCCCAGTTTCGAATGGCGCGGCCTGGGAGAGATTGACGCCAGCGGCCTGCGCATCCGGCCGAAATATGCGGCCTTCGACGCCGAGGTGAAGTTCGGCATCGGCTATGGGCTTGGACCCCGTGCCGTCGCAGAACCCGACGGCTGTCGCTGTGGCGACGTGATGACGGGCCGGATCAAGCCGCATGCCTGCCCGCAGTTCGGCAAGGGCTGCACGCCGGAAATGCCGCTGGGGGCGCTGATGGTCAGTTCCGAAGGGGCATGCGCGGCGTACTTCCAGTATGGCGGCCTTCGGCTGGAGGAGGCGGTATGA
- the hypF gene encoding carbamoyltransferase HypF yields the protein MIGTQVIVRGQVQGVGFRPTVWRLAQEMGLAGDVKNTSEGVVIRLWGEAVETFPARLHASLPALARIEELRVEPLEAEAPTGFDIVASEGGEMRGSVSPDAATCADCLAEIRSPFERRYRYPFTNCTNCGPRFSIVTAAPYDRANTTMAPFDLCQPCNAEYRNPADRRFHAQPVACGRCGPQIWIEKLGPGAVQHEAFSMLDDIDATGGMILNGHIVAIRGLGGVHLACDATNPAAVAELRRRKGREGKAFALMARDLDVVRGFSEVSDVEADTLSSPAAPIVLLRALPNSLPDSIAPGLDRLGVMLPYTPFYHMILRRIGRPVVMTSGNPSGQPQCITNADTRERLAGIADFACLHDRDIANRIDDSVVRVDLGRPRLLRRARGYAPAGLLLPSGFSRDAQVLAMGSEVKNTFCLVKEGQAILSQHMGDLEDAATHADTARNLDLYTRLFDHAPDVIAVDSHPQYLSTQAGYARAGGRPVVAVQHHHAHIAACLAENGRALDARPVLGIAMDGAGLGDDGTIWGGEFLVCDYRGYRRAGSLKPVALPGGAAAVREPWRNAYAHLMAQMGWAEFSMNFEALPIHQRLSGIPRATLDAMIAKGQNTPLSSSCGRLFDAAAAIAGVAWGPQSYEGEAAMRFEATIDPAAMEEPDDLAYPFSIPLMGGRGMPYIEPLAVWRAMLGDLILETPVGVIAARFHRGLAMAIVKMAERITKDTEIDTIALSGGCFQNATLFALVHQGLEASGKHVLSHAKVPANDGGLALGQALIALAVTQTEETPCA from the coding sequence ATGATCGGCACGCAGGTCATTGTCCGAGGCCAGGTGCAGGGCGTGGGCTTCCGCCCCACTGTCTGGCGTCTGGCGCAAGAGATGGGCCTTGCGGGCGATGTGAAGAACACGTCGGAGGGCGTCGTGATCCGCCTTTGGGGCGAGGCGGTCGAGACCTTCCCGGCCCGCCTGCACGCCAGCCTGCCCGCCCTGGCGCGGATCGAGGAGCTGCGGGTGGAGCCTTTGGAGGCCGAAGCGCCCACAGGCTTTGACATCGTCGCCTCGGAAGGCGGCGAGATGCGCGGCTCGGTCTCTCCCGATGCCGCCACCTGCGCCGATTGTCTTGCCGAGATACGCAGCCCGTTCGAGCGGCGCTATCGTTACCCCTTCACCAATTGCACGAACTGCGGCCCGCGCTTTTCCATCGTCACCGCAGCTCCCTATGACCGGGCCAACACGACCATGGCCCCCTTCGACCTCTGCCAGCCCTGCAACGCCGAGTATCGCAACCCCGCCGACCGCCGCTTCCACGCGCAACCGGTGGCCTGCGGCCGCTGCGGCCCGCAGATATGGATCGAAAAGCTGGGGCCGGGGGCGGTGCAGCACGAGGCGTTTTCGATGCTCGACGATATCGACGCCACAGGGGGCATGATCCTGAACGGCCATATCGTGGCGATCCGGGGGCTTGGCGGTGTGCATCTGGCTTGCGATGCGACCAATCCTGCGGCCGTGGCCGAGCTTCGCCGCCGCAAGGGCCGCGAGGGCAAGGCCTTTGCCCTGATGGCGCGCGATCTGGACGTGGTGCGCGGCTTCTCCGAGGTGTCGGACGTCGAGGCCGACACGCTTTCCAGTCCCGCAGCGCCCATCGTCCTCCTCCGCGCCCTGCCGAACAGCCTGCCCGACAGCATTGCCCCCGGCCTCGACCGGCTGGGCGTGATGCTGCCCTATACGCCCTTCTACCACATGATCCTGCGCCGGATCGGGCGGCCGGTGGTGATGACCTCTGGCAACCCCTCGGGCCAGCCGCAGTGCATCACCAATGCCGACACCCGCGAGCGTTTGGCGGGCATCGCCGATTTCGCCTGCCTGCATGACCGCGACATTGCCAATCGCATCGACGATTCTGTCGTCCGTGTCGACCTTGGCCGCCCCCGTCTGCTGCGCCGCGCGCGGGGCTATGCGCCCGCCGGTCTGCTCCTGCCTTCCGGGTTTTCGCGGGACGCGCAAGTGCTGGCGATGGGGTCCGAGGTGAAAAATACCTTCTGCCTGGTCAAGGAAGGCCAGGCCATCCTGTCGCAGCACATGGGCGATCTTGAGGATGCCGCGACCCACGCCGATACCGCGCGCAACCTTGATCTTTATACCCGCCTCTTCGACCATGCGCCCGATGTGATCGCGGTGGACAGCCACCCGCAGTACCTCTCCACCCAGGCCGGCTACGCCCGCGCCGGGGGGCGCCCCGTCGTCGCCGTGCAGCACCACCACGCCCATATCGCCGCCTGTCTGGCCGAGAATGGCCGCGCGCTGGACGCGCGCCCGGTTCTGGGCATCGCGATGGATGGCGCGGGGCTGGGCGATGATGGCACGATCTGGGGCGGCGAGTTTCTGGTCTGCGATTATCGCGGGTATCGGCGGGCGGGCAGCCTGAAGCCTGTGGCCCTGCCGGGTGGGGCGGCAGCGGTTCGCGAGCCGTGGCGTAATGCCTATGCGCATCTGATGGCCCAGATGGGCTGGGCGGAGTTTTCGATGAATTTCGAGGCTTTGCCGATACACCAGCGCTTGTCGGGAATTCCCCGCGCAACCCTGGATGCAATGATCGCCAAGGGTCAGAATACGCCGCTATCCAGCTCCTGCGGCAGGCTTTTCGATGCAGCGGCGGCGATCGCGGGCGTGGCATGGGGCCCGCAGAGTTATGAGGGCGAAGCCGCGATGCGGTTCGAGGCGACGATTGACCCGGCTGCGATGGAGGAGCCCGATGACCTCGCCTATCCGTTCTCCATCCCCCTGATGGGGGGGCGCGGCATGCCCTATATCGAGCCGCTGGCCGTCTGGCGCGCGATGCTGGGCGATCTGATCCTTGAAACGCCGGTTGGCGTGATCGCCGCCCGGTTCCATCGCGGTCTGGCCATGGCCATCGTGAAGATGGCCGAGCGGATCACCAAGGACACCGAGATCGACACCATCGCCCTGTCAGGCGGCTGCTTTCAGAACGCCACCCTCTTCGCCCTCGTGCATCAGGGGCTTGAGGCATCCGGCAAGCATGTTCTGAGCCATGCGAAAGTTCCCGCCAACGATGGCGGGCTGGCCCTTGGTCAGGCGCTCATCGCCCTGGCCGTCACCCAAACGGAAGAAACCCCATGTGCCTAG
- a CDS encoding acetamidase/formamidase family protein, producing the protein MTHHHLRASGATCHWGFFDAGLKPKLTISSGDSVIVDTVTGAPEVHPPAGSGFTSPPEVADVHANAEKTLPGHILTGPIAIEGARPGHVLEVRIEDVQLRQDWGYNIIRPLAGTLQSDFHDFRLLHIPIDLNARTSRLPWGTELELAPFFGVMGTAPPPSWGRVTSIVPRAFGGNIDNKEMIAGATIFLPVFVEGGLFSCGDGHAAQGDGEVCVTAIETALQGRFTFILREDLGFTYPRAETPTHYMTMGMDPDLDRCAEMALRDMISLIGELAGLSREDAYTLCSLAADLRVTQTVNGSKGIHCMLAKKLLAGQLVPRIPPRIPPRTPPRVLPRKAF; encoded by the coding sequence ATGACACACCACCACCTCAGGGCCAGCGGCGCGACCTGCCACTGGGGCTTCTTCGATGCCGGCCTCAAGCCGAAGCTGACGATCAGCAGCGGCGACAGCGTGATCGTAGACACCGTGACGGGCGCGCCGGAAGTGCATCCGCCGGCGGGATCCGGCTTCACCTCGCCGCCGGAGGTGGCGGATGTGCATGCCAACGCTGAAAAGACCCTTCCGGGCCACATCCTGACCGGACCCATTGCCATCGAGGGTGCCAGGCCTGGCCATGTGCTGGAGGTGCGCATCGAGGATGTGCAGCTCAGGCAGGACTGGGGCTACAACATCATCAGGCCGCTCGCAGGGACGCTGCAAAGCGATTTCCACGACTTCCGGCTTCTGCACATTCCGATCGACCTCAACGCTCGCACGAGCCGCCTGCCCTGGGGCACGGAACTTGAACTGGCCCCCTTCTTCGGGGTGATGGGCACCGCCCCGCCGCCATCCTGGGGCCGGGTCACATCGATCGTGCCTCGGGCGTTCGGCGGCAACATCGACAACAAGGAGATGATCGCCGGCGCCACCATCTTCCTGCCGGTCTTCGTGGAGGGCGGGCTGTTCTCCTGCGGCGACGGCCATGCTGCCCAAGGCGACGGCGAGGTCTGCGTCACCGCCATCGAAACCGCGCTGCAGGGGCGCTTCACCTTCATCCTGCGCGAAGATCTGGGCTTCACCTATCCGCGTGCGGAGACGCCGACGCACTACATGACCATGGGCATGGACCCCGATCTCGACCGCTGCGCCGAGATGGCGCTACGTGACATGATCAGCCTGATCGGGGAGCTCGCCGGGCTGTCGCGGGAGGATGCCTACACGCTGTGCTCGCTCGCGGCCGATCTGCGCGTGACGCAGACGGTGAACGGCTCCAAGGGCATCCACTGCATGCTGGCCAAGAAGCTTCTCGCTGGCCAACTCGTGCCACGAATCCCGCCACGAATCCCGCCACGAACCCCGCCACGAGTCCTGCCGAGAAAGGCCTTCTGA